From Thermodesulforhabdaceae bacterium:
GGCTGGACGGTTGGACTGGACAAATCTGACTTAATTTGTGTGCCTGCAATACTTGCCTGGGGCATGAGCCACGCTCAGGATGCTCGCAAAGAAATGGTTTCCCTTCTTGTTCAGGTTGGATTTGCCCAAAACGAAGAAACGGCAAAGGCTCAAATTGAAGCCATGATCATTCCAGAAGAAGGGAGCATTACCGGCATTCTTATGGCGCCTCTTGCCAAAGCGGAATGGGATCCGCACGTGGTTGTCATTTACGGAAATCCAGCTCAATTAATGCGTCTTGTTCAGGCGCTACGCTTCAGCCGCTCGGAAAATATTACAGGGGATTTTCAGGGGAAAATCGCATGTGTGGAAACTCTTTATGCCGCTTATGCAACTCAAGCCCCCAGAATTTCTATTCCCGGCATGGGCGATCGCATCTTCTCCATGACCCAGGACGATGAACTGGCTCTGTCCATCCCACCGACTTTTCTTTCTGATCTTGTGACCGGACTTGTTGAAGCCGGGAAACCGATTGGGGCGAGATATCCTGTAACTTTTTATCAGAACTTTGAACCTCTCTTTCCCAAACCCTATCAGGAAATGGCAAAAAAGCTCGGGCTTTTTTCAACTTAAATTTTTGTGACAGATCAAGCTAAGGGGGCGCAGACAGGAAATGATCACCGATCTTTTGATTGCTCCAGATATAGCAGTAGATTCGTGTATTGGCGAAACCGATGACGCAATTTCTAGAACTTTTTCCAAAGCTCAAACTGAAGGCGTAAAAACATGGCTTTACGTGGGAAGTGTTGATCGAATTCACAGCGAACTTGCCGAAAAACTTATGAATCTTAAATTGCTCTCTAAAGAAGAAGCCTCCGTGAATGCTTCCAGGCTTCTCAAAGACTTCTCTTCTCGCCACTCCTGGCTTGCGGCTTTAACCGAAGACGGGGAAGCAGTTACCGATCCTTTCCCACTTAGATCTCAACTTTCTAAAGCTGTAAATCGGCTTGGACAGGGAGCTTACATTCTAACCAGAAGTGAAGATTTCCTGAAAGATCCGTCCATTAAATCCATATCTCCGGAAGATTATCTGGTAACTTTATCTTCTGCACCTCCCGAGATTCCCTTCGTTGATCTTTACCGCCAGCAAGATTTGATCCGAGGCGAAATCGAAAGAAGGATCTTTACCGTATTGAGACATTGCCGGTATGTAGGAGGACCCGAAATCGCCGAACTGGAAGAACGGCTTAAAGACGAAGTTGGGGTCCAGCACGCCATAACCTGCTCAAGTGGAACGGATGCTCTTTTTATGTCTTTACTTGCTCTGGGAATTGGACCAGGAGATGCCGTCTTTACTGTGCCATTCACATTCGCAGCAACGGCAGAAGTGATTCGGCTCGCAGGGGCAACTCCTGTATTCGTTGACATAGATCCCGTATGCTTTGTAATGGATCCGGAATCACTTCGAAAAGCAATTGAAGCTGTAGAAGGC
This genomic window contains:
- a CDS encoding DUF169 domain-containing protein yields the protein MNEYQSIQEAILGATRTRSFPIAVRFMEKGESFPESARRPAKALGKRITICQAITMARIYGWTVGLDKSDLICVPAILAWGMSHAQDARKEMVSLLVQVGFAQNEETAKAQIEAMIIPEEGSITGILMAPLAKAEWDPHVVVIYGNPAQLMRLVQALRFSRSENITGDFQGKIACVETLYAAYATQAPRISIPGMGDRIFSMTQDDELALSIPPTFLSDLVTGLVEAGKPIGARYPVTFYQNFEPLFPKPYQEMAKKLGLFST